One Isoptericola dokdonensis DS-3 genomic window, CCGGAACCGACCGTGCGGCCACCCTCACGGATGGCGAAGCCGAGGCCCTCCTCCATGGCGATCGGCTGGATCAGCTCGACCGACATCTCGGTGTTGTCGCCGGGCATGACCATCTCGGTGCCCTCGGGCAGCGTGATGACGCCGGTGACGTCCGTGGTCCGGAAGTAGAACTGCGGACGGTAGTTCGAGTAGAACGGGTTGTGACGGCCGCCCTCGTCCTTGCCCAGGATGTAGACCTGCGCCTCGAAGTTCGTGTGCGGGGTGATCGAACCCGGCTTCACGACGACCTGGCCGCGCTCGACGTCCTCGCGCTTGAGACCACGCAGCAGCAGACCGGTGTTGTCGCCCGCCTGGGCCTGGTCCATCTGCTTGTGGAAGGTCTCGATACCCGTGACCGTGGTCTTCTGCGGGTTGCGGATACCGACGATCTCGACCTCGGAGTTGAGGTCGAGGGTGCCGCGCTCCACCTTGCCGGTCACGACGGTGCCGCGGCCGGTGATGGTGAAGACGTCCTCGATCGGCATGAGGAACGGCTTGTCGAGGTCGCGCTCCGGCTCCGGGACGTTCTCGTCCACGGCGTTCATGAGCTCGATGACCTTGGCGGTCCACTCGGGGTCGCCCTCGAGGGCCTTGAGGCCGGAGACGCGGACGACCGGCGCGTTGTCGCCGTCGAACTCCTGCGACGACAGCAGCTCGCGGACCTCCATCTCGACGAGCTCGAGGATCTCCTCGTCGTCGACCATGTCGGCCTTGTTCAGCGCCACGAGCAGGTAGGGGACACCCACCTGGCGGGCCAGGAGGACGTGCTCACGCGTCTGCGCCATCGGGCCGTCGGTGGCGGCGACCACGAGGATGGCGCCGTCCATCTGGGCCGCACCGGTGATCATGTTCTTGATGTAGTCGGCGTGACCCGGGGCGTCGACGTGCGCGTAGTGGCGCGCCGGCGTCTCGTACTCGATGTGCGCGATGTTGATCGTGATGCCGCGCTGCTTCTCCTCCGGCGCGGCGTCGATCTCGTCGAAGTTGCGCTGGACGTTCGCGGGCAGGTCGGGGTACGTGTCCGCAAGCGTCTTCGAGATCGCGGCGGTCAGCGTCGTCTTACCGTGGTCGACGTGACCGATCGTGCCGATGTTGACGTGCGGCTTGGTCCGCTCGAACTTGGCCTTAGCCACTGTGTCCTCCTGGGACTTGGGTAGATGTTCCGAACGATTGCGAGGCTCGGCGATCAAGCCTAACCCTGCGGGCGTTGCGGTTCCTACAGGTTGATGGTTGTGCAGGTGGTCGACCTGTGGGGACTCACTCGCCCCGGGTCTTCTTGATGATCTCCTCAGCCACAGCCTTGGGGACCTCGGCGTAGCTGTCGAACTGCATCGAGTACACGGCGCGGCCCTGCGTCTTGGAACGCAGGTCACCGATGTACCCGAACATCTCGCTCAGCGGCACCTGGGCGCGAACGACCTTGACGCCGGTCGCGTCCTCCATGGACTGGATCAGCCCACGACGGGAGTTGAGGTCGCCGATGACGTCACCCATGTACTCCTCGGGCGTGCGCACCTCGACGGCCATGACGGGCTCCAGCAGGACCGGGTCGGCCCGGCGGACACCCTCCTTGAACACCATCGAACCGGCGATCTTGAACGCCATCTCCGAGGAGTCGACGTCGTGGTAGGCACCGTCGATGAGCGTGGCCTTGACCCCGACCACCGGGAAGCCGGCGAGGACACCCTGCTGCATGGCCGCCTGGATACCGGCGTCCACCGAGGGGATGTACTCACGCGGCACGCGACCACCGGTGACCGCGTTGGCGAACTCGTAGAGCTCGCCCTCCGTGGTCTCCAGCGGCTCGAAGGTCACCTGGACCTTCGCGAACTGACCCGAGCCACCGGTCTGCTTCTTGTGCGTGTAGTCGATCTTCTCCGCCGTGCGGCGGATCGTCTCGCGGTACGCGACCTGCGGCTTGCCGACGTTGGCCTCGACCTTGAACTCGCGACGCATGCGGTCGACGAGGATGTCGAGGTGGAGCTCGCCCATGCCGCCGATGACGGTCTGGCCGGTCTCCTCGTCCAGCTTCACGC contains:
- the tuf gene encoding elongation factor Tu, producing the protein MAKAKFERTKPHVNIGTIGHVDHGKTTLTAAISKTLADTYPDLPANVQRNFDEIDAAPEEKQRGITINIAHIEYETPARHYAHVDAPGHADYIKNMITGAAQMDGAILVVAATDGPMAQTREHVLLARQVGVPYLLVALNKADMVDDEEILELVEMEVRELLSSQEFDGDNAPVVRVSGLKALEGDPEWTAKVIELMNAVDENVPEPERDLDKPFLMPIEDVFTITGRGTVVTGKVERGTLDLNSEVEIVGIRNPQKTTVTGIETFHKQMDQAQAGDNTGLLLRGLKREDVERGQVVVKPGSITPHTNFEAQVYILGKDEGGRHNPFYSNYRPQFYFRTTDVTGVITLPEGTEMVMPGDNTEMSVELIQPIAMEEGLGFAIREGGRTVGSGRVTKINK